The following coding sequences are from one Selenomonas sputigena ATCC 35185 window:
- the xseB gene encoding exodeoxyribonuclease VII small subunit encodes MPRKKTPSFEQALAELEELVQAMESGDLSLEQLMENYAKGVELAKFCMTSLDRAEKAMDVVLKEKGGAVEEFRLEIEGDAREF; translated from the coding sequence GAGCAAGCACTCGCGGAGCTGGAAGAACTCGTGCAGGCGATGGAAAGCGGCGATTTGAGCTTGGAACAGCTCATGGAGAATTATGCGAAGGGCGTGGAGCTTGCAAAGTTCTGCATGACTTCGCTCGATCGTGCGGAAAAGGCGATGGATGTCGTGCTCAAGGAAAAGGGCGGCGCGGTCGAGGAGTTTCGCTTGGAGATTGAGGGGGATGCACGTGAATTTTAA
- a CDS encoding polyprenyl synthetase family protein, producing the protein MHVNFKAEWKKRADLVEEGLLRELKKVPAYDETLEKAMEYSLMAGGKRLRPVLLMAAADAVGKDGAAFLTTGCAIEMIHTYSLIHDDLPAMDNDDYRRGKPTNHKVFGDGIAVLAGDALLTLAFEVMLRQEGAAPETLVTVVSEMSRAAGPYGMVGGQVLDLEGEGRRLDLAALRKIHMGKTGALFCAAIRSGAILAGAKEEELAALTLYAERFGLAFQITDDILDVTGDEAAIGKPVGSDVRNEKATYVTLTSLEEAKKLAEDAVDEAVVALDIFGERAAFLRDLALFLLGRKK; encoded by the coding sequence ATGCACGTGAATTTTAAGGCGGAATGGAAAAAGCGTGCCGACTTGGTGGAAGAGGGACTTCTGCGCGAGCTGAAGAAAGTGCCCGCGTATGATGAGACGCTGGAAAAGGCGATGGAATACAGCCTCATGGCGGGCGGCAAACGCCTGCGCCCCGTGCTCCTGATGGCGGCGGCCGATGCCGTCGGCAAGGATGGCGCGGCCTTCTTGACGACGGGATGCGCCATCGAGATGATTCATACGTATTCCTTGATTCACGATGATCTGCCCGCGATGGATAACGACGATTATCGACGCGGCAAGCCCACGAACCACAAGGTCTTTGGCGATGGAATCGCGGTGCTCGCGGGCGACGCTCTGTTGACGCTCGCCTTCGAGGTCATGCTGCGCCAAGAGGGCGCTGCCCCTGAAACCCTCGTCACCGTCGTCTCCGAGATGAGCCGCGCGGCCGGCCCTTACGGCATGGTCGGCGGGCAGGTTCTCGACTTGGAGGGCGAGGGCAGGCGTCTCGATCTGGCAGCCCTTCGAAAGATTCACATGGGCAAGACGGGCGCACTGTTTTGCGCCGCCATACGCTCGGGCGCGATTCTGGCGGGCGCGAAGGAGGAGGAACTCGCCGCGCTGACGCTTTATGCTGAGCGCTTCGGGCTGGCCTTTCAGATCACGGATGACATCCTCGACGTCACGGGAGACGAGGCGGCGATCGGCAAGCCCGTGGGCAGTGACGTGCGCAACGAGAAGGCGACGTATGTGACGCTGACCTCCCTGGAAGAGGCGAAAAAATTGGCTGAGGATGCAGTAGATGAGGCCGTGGTGGCGCTCGACATCTTTGGCGAACGCGCTGCCTTCCTGCGGGATTTGGCGCTGTTTCTGCTCGGACGGAAAAAGTGA
- the dxs gene encoding 1-deoxy-D-xylulose-5-phosphate synthase, with translation MGQLLERINEPHALKSCTLDELSQLARELRRYIIETVSQTGGHLAPSLGTVELTLALHRAFDCPEDKIVWDVGHQAYAHKILTGRREAFVGLRQKGGITGFPKREESVYDAFGTGHSSTSISAALGMAAARDIAGEQYRIAAVIGDGALTGGEAFEGLNNAGTLGKDIIVILNDNGMSIAPNVGAMSEYLSRFRVAPGYHRAKQDIKNFLKSIPHIGERVYRTAEHIKDGVRSALVPGGLFTDMGFHYIGPLDGHNIALLLDVFEQAKQLKGPLLIHVETCKGKGYAPAEKAPDKFHGIGRFDVADGTTLKKAGAKPTYTSVFGKALLEAAEEDADVVAITAAMPDGTGLRTFGEKYPTRFFDVGIAEQHATTFAAGLAAAGRKPVLALYSTFAQRAYDQILHDVCLQNLHVVFALDRAGFVGEDGATHHGVFDYSYLRHLPNMKVLAPKDENELGRMLKTALSLEGPVALRYPRGEGIGAALEEPFTPLESLAAEVLEEEGEIALLAVGSMVDAAQKTAKLLKEDGLSAAVVNMRTVKPLDEELLHRMAHEKKMLVTMEENALAGGFGSAVLEALADAGLLIPVVRFGIGDAFIEQGKPQELLEMAGLQPEQMARSILTAWKGARDGEGAA, from the coding sequence ATGGGACAGCTGTTGGAACGCATAAACGAACCGCACGCACTGAAAAGCTGCACGCTCGATGAGCTTTCGCAGCTGGCGAGAGAACTGCGCCGCTATATCATCGAAACGGTTTCTCAAACGGGCGGTCATCTCGCCCCGAGCCTTGGCACGGTGGAGCTTACGCTCGCCCTGCACAGGGCGTTCGACTGTCCGGAGGACAAGATCGTCTGGGATGTCGGTCATCAGGCGTATGCGCACAAGATTCTGACGGGCAGGCGCGAGGCATTCGTCGGTCTTCGCCAGAAAGGCGGCATCACGGGCTTCCCCAAGCGCGAGGAGTCCGTCTACGACGCTTTCGGCACAGGTCATTCGAGCACGTCGATCTCGGCCGCCCTCGGCATGGCGGCGGCGCGTGACATCGCGGGCGAGCAGTACCGCATTGCCGCCGTCATTGGCGACGGCGCACTGACGGGAGGCGAAGCGTTCGAGGGACTGAACAATGCGGGGACACTGGGCAAGGACATCATCGTGATTCTGAACGACAACGGCATGTCCATCGCGCCGAACGTCGGCGCGATGTCCGAGTATCTGTCGCGCTTCCGCGTCGCACCGGGCTACCACCGTGCGAAACAGGATATCAAGAACTTTCTTAAGAGCATCCCGCACATCGGCGAGCGCGTCTACCGGACGGCCGAGCACATCAAGGACGGCGTGCGCTCGGCGCTCGTGCCGGGCGGCCTCTTCACCGATATGGGCTTTCACTACATCGGCCCCTTGGACGGGCACAACATCGCCCTTCTGCTCGATGTGTTCGAGCAGGCGAAACAGCTAAAGGGTCCCCTGCTCATCCATGTGGAGACGTGCAAGGGAAAGGGCTATGCGCCGGCGGAAAAGGCGCCGGACAAGTTCCACGGCATCGGCAGATTCGACGTTGCCGACGGCACGACGCTGAAGAAGGCGGGCGCGAAGCCGACGTACACGAGTGTCTTCGGCAAGGCTTTGCTGGAAGCCGCCGAAGAGGATGCGGATGTCGTCGCCATCACGGCGGCGATGCCCGACGGCACGGGTCTGCGCACGTTCGGCGAGAAGTATCCGACGCGCTTCTTCGATGTGGGCATCGCTGAGCAGCATGCGACGACGTTTGCCGCAGGCCTTGCGGCGGCGGGCAGGAAGCCTGTGCTCGCGCTCTATTCGACGTTTGCCCAGCGTGCCTACGACCAGATCTTGCACGACGTCTGTCTGCAGAACCTGCACGTCGTCTTCGCGCTCGACCGCGCAGGCTTCGTCGGAGAGGACGGCGCGACGCATCACGGCGTCTTCGACTACTCGTATCTGCGCCACCTGCCGAACATGAAGGTGCTCGCGCCCAAGGATGAGAACGAGCTTGGACGCATGCTCAAGACGGCGCTTTCCTTAGAAGGTCCGGTAGCTCTGCGCTACCCGCGCGGCGAGGGTATTGGCGCGGCGTTGGAAGAACCGTTCACTCCGTTGGAGAGTCTTGCGGCGGAAGTCTTGGAGGAGGAGGGAGAAATCGCACTCCTCGCTGTCGGCAGCATGGTCGATGCGGCGCAAAAGACGGCGAAGCTTCTGAAGGAAGATGGGCTTTCTGCCGCCGTCGTCAACATGCGCACCGTAAAGCCCCTGGACGAAGAATTGCTGCATCGCATGGCGCATGAGAAGAAAATGCTCGTGACGATGGAAGAGAATGCGCTCGCCGGCGGCTTCGGCAGCGCCGTGCTCGAAGCCTTGGCAGACGCAGGTCTTCTCATTCCCGTCGTGCGCTTTGGCATCGGCGATGCATTCATCGAGCAGGGCAAGCCGCAGGAGCTTCTGGAAATGGCAGGGCTCCAGCCTGAGCAGATGGCAAGAAGCATCCTCACGGCATGGAAGGGAGCACGCGATGGCGAAGGAGCGGCTTGA
- a CDS encoding TlyA family RNA methyltransferase, whose translation MAKERLDVLLVERGLAASRERARTMIMEGRVLVDGKKVEKAGTGVKPEAELRLLGEEMPYVSRGGLKLEKALRAFSISLAGKTMADIGASTGGFTDCALQNGAAKVYAIDVGYGQLAWKLRTDARVKNMERTNIRHVTPEALGELVDFASIDVAFISLAKVLPAVRSLLKPQGEVAALIKPQFEAGRENVGKKGVVRDPHVHETVIRDVFRAAQEAGFYIRELSYSPVKGPEGNIEYLMHLVGTGEESAAPGVSQEEIVAVVAEAHTELDK comes from the coding sequence ATGGCGAAGGAGCGGCTTGACGTTCTGCTCGTCGAGCGCGGCCTTGCCGCGAGCCGCGAGCGCGCGCGCACGATGATCATGGAAGGCAGGGTGCTCGTCGACGGCAAGAAGGTCGAAAAGGCGGGGACGGGCGTGAAACCTGAGGCTGAGCTTCGCCTTTTAGGCGAGGAGATGCCCTATGTGAGCCGCGGCGGGTTGAAGCTGGAAAAGGCTCTCAGAGCCTTTTCCATTTCACTTGCGGGAAAGACGATGGCGGACATCGGCGCATCGACGGGCGGCTTTACGGACTGCGCCCTGCAGAACGGCGCGGCGAAGGTCTACGCCATCGACGTCGGATACGGTCAGCTCGCGTGGAAACTTCGCACGGACGCACGCGTGAAGAACATGGAGCGCACGAACATCCGCCATGTGACGCCCGAGGCGCTCGGTGAGCTCGTCGACTTCGCATCCATCGATGTCGCCTTCATATCGCTCGCGAAGGTGCTGCCGGCGGTGCGCTCCCTGCTGAAACCGCAGGGGGAAGTCGCGGCTCTGATCAAGCCGCAGTTCGAGGCAGGGCGCGAAAACGTCGGCAAAAAGGGCGTCGTGCGCGATCCGCATGTGCATGAGACCGTGATCCGGGACGTCTTTCGTGCCGCGCAGGAAGCGGGATTTTACATTCGAGAGCTCTCTTATTCTCCTGTCAAGGGGCCGGAGGGCAATATCGAGTACCTTATGCACCTCGTTGGCACAGGAGAAGAGTCTGCCGCGCCGGGCGTTTCACAAGAGGAAATCGTCGCCGTCGTAGCAGAGGCGCATACGGAATTGGACAAGTAG
- a CDS encoding NAD(+)/NADH kinase, with translation MFTIAVFPNVTKANIRAILDRVLAFFADKRVCVLLPAKEARLLGHEAYGIENINRHPIDMALSIGGDGTLLNVCRRVYEQTVPVCGINFGTVGFLIDIELDEIETKLQKILDKEYHIEERLMLSGYVVHHGKKSYKGSAVNDIVVAKGGLARMLRFGLSINDTRIANYKADGLIVSTATGSTAYSLSAGGPIVNPHVKALVLTPICPHTFDIRSMVISEDDTVRMRIKAGHSDIFVTFDGQKSFQIADEDEVIVRKAKNPARIVKFGDKDYYRTMKEKLLDNA, from the coding sequence ATGTTTACCATAGCGGTTTTTCCCAATGTGACGAAGGCGAATATTCGTGCGATCCTCGATCGCGTCCTCGCTTTCTTTGCCGATAAGAGGGTGTGCGTGCTGCTTCCAGCGAAGGAGGCGAGGCTCTTAGGGCACGAGGCGTACGGCATCGAGAACATCAACCGTCATCCGATCGACATGGCGCTGAGCATCGGCGGCGACGGCACGCTTCTGAATGTCTGCCGCCGCGTTTACGAGCAGACCGTTCCCGTCTGCGGCATCAACTTCGGCACGGTCGGCTTCCTCATCGACATCGAACTGGATGAGATAGAGACGAAGCTGCAGAAGATCCTCGACAAGGAGTACCACATCGAGGAAAGGCTCATGCTCTCGGGCTACGTCGTCCATCATGGCAAGAAGAGCTACAAGGGAAGTGCGGTCAACGACATCGTGGTGGCGAAGGGCGGGCTTGCGCGTATGCTGCGTTTCGGACTTTCCATCAACGATACGCGCATCGCGAACTACAAGGCGGACGGCCTGATCGTCTCTACAGCGACAGGATCGACGGCGTACTCCCTTTCGGCGGGCGGGCCGATCGTCAATCCACACGTCAAGGCGCTTGTCCTCACGCCTATCTGCCCGCATACCTTTGACATCCGTTCTATGGTGATTTCCGAGGACGATACGGTGCGCATGCGCATCAAGGCCGGACATTCCGATATTTTTGTTACCTTCGACGGACAGAAGTCGTTTCAGATTGCTGATGAGGATGAGGTGATCGTGCGCAAGGCGAAAAATCCCGCGCGCATTGTGAAATTCGGCGACAAGGATTATTACCGCACGATGAAGGAAAAACTTCTGGACAATGCCTGA
- the argR gene encoding arginine repressor — MKVKRHAIIREIIENTAIETQEELAAALRARQIDVTQATVSRDIKTMMLVKVPAGNGRYRYALPKEKGAVLSKERMARLFYDSVVSLDYSENIIVVKTLPGAANAVAAVLDHTPWQEIVGTVAGDDSILVVVKPREAAPEVVRRMEKFFAQ; from the coding sequence ATGAAGGTCAAGCGTCACGCGATCATTCGTGAAATTATCGAAAACACTGCCATCGAAACGCAGGAGGAATTGGCAGCGGCGCTGCGTGCGCGTCAGATCGACGTGACGCAGGCGACCGTGTCGCGTGACATCAAGACGATGATGCTCGTCAAGGTGCCGGCGGGGAATGGCCGCTATCGCTATGCGCTGCCGAAAGAAAAGGGGGCCGTGCTCTCCAAGGAGCGCATGGCACGCCTCTTTTACGATTCCGTCGTTTCTCTCGATTACAGTGAGAACATCATCGTCGTCAAGACTCTGCCCGGCGCTGCCAATGCCGTCGCCGCCGTCCTCGATCATACGCCTTGGCAGGAGATCGTCGGCACGGTGGCGGGCGACGACAGCATCCTCGTCGTCGTCAAGCCTCGGGAGGCGGCGCCCGAGGTCGTGCGGCGCATGGAGAAATTCTTCGCTCAGTGA
- the recN gene encoding DNA repair protein RecN: MLKTLTVWNFALLEHVKIEFGAGLNILTGETGAGKSILIDALGAVLGKRLAATAIRSGCEWLRVEAVFDLEAQTALKSLLEEQAIPVEDDELIITRQVSHKGKSSVLLNGCRVTLALLKELGAYLVDIHGQHDNLALLRPENQLLLLDTSDAAIEKQRDVYQKSFAAWNDCKKQLRAKEEEAKNTTERLDLLHWQEKEIEEADLKEAEDERIEAEIKKLSNAEKISGFVEESYALLNGDVGGKALNVLAALSKVKKNLESLSRFGNELDNACKMVENAYCDLQEASYEIRDYGSDMEFDPHRLDSLESRMSVIDKLCRKYGATTADVLAHLAKVKAELQRIETYDVDLEDLKAALRKAADTLKEEAQKLTKLRSAAAKALSAHVGEQIKALGMEKAHFSIALRAADYSATGADDIVMLFSANAGEKEQPLQDVASGGELSRVALAVKAVSAANDDSPPSMVFDEIDTGIGGKTARMVAERIAMVALHRQVLCITHLPQIACMADAHLYIHKETQEGRTLTEVQLLAEGERINEIARMASGSDITAAALDNAREMVDNARIKRAEISRSFSK; encoded by the coding sequence ATGTTAAAGACATTGACGGTTTGGAATTTTGCCCTTTTGGAGCATGTGAAAATCGAATTTGGTGCGGGGCTGAACATCCTGACGGGTGAGACGGGCGCGGGCAAGTCCATCCTCATCGACGCCTTGGGCGCGGTGCTGGGAAAGCGTCTCGCGGCGACCGCCATACGAAGCGGCTGCGAATGGCTGCGTGTCGAGGCGGTTTTCGATCTGGAAGCGCAGACTGCATTGAAGAGTCTCCTTGAGGAGCAGGCGATTCCTGTGGAAGATGACGAGCTCATCATTACGCGCCAAGTCTCGCACAAGGGGAAAAGTTCCGTCCTCCTGAACGGTTGCCGTGTGACGCTCGCGCTGCTAAAAGAGCTTGGCGCCTATCTCGTCGACATCCACGGGCAGCACGACAATCTCGCGCTGCTGCGCCCCGAAAACCAACTGCTCCTCCTCGACACTTCGGATGCCGCCATTGAAAAGCAGCGCGATGTCTATCAGAAAAGTTTCGCCGCTTGGAACGACTGCAAGAAGCAGCTCAGGGCGAAGGAGGAGGAAGCGAAGAACACGACGGAACGCCTCGATCTCCTGCATTGGCAGGAAAAGGAAATCGAGGAGGCCGATTTGAAGGAGGCCGAGGACGAGCGCATCGAGGCAGAGATCAAGAAGCTCTCGAATGCCGAGAAGATTTCCGGCTTCGTCGAGGAATCCTATGCTCTTTTGAACGGCGATGTGGGAGGCAAGGCGCTGAACGTCCTCGCGGCTCTGAGCAAGGTCAAGAAGAACCTCGAATCGCTCTCGCGCTTCGGCAATGAGTTGGACAATGCCTGCAAGATGGTGGAAAACGCCTATTGCGACTTGCAGGAAGCGTCGTATGAGATTCGCGACTACGGCTCCGACATGGAGTTTGATCCGCATCGGCTCGACTCGTTGGAAAGCCGCATGAGCGTCATCGACAAATTGTGCCGCAAGTATGGTGCGACGACGGCGGACGTGCTCGCCCATCTGGCGAAGGTCAAGGCGGAACTGCAGCGCATCGAGACCTACGATGTCGACTTGGAAGACCTGAAGGCTGCACTGAGGAAAGCGGCGGATACGCTGAAAGAGGAGGCGCAGAAGCTCACGAAACTGCGCTCTGCCGCTGCCAAGGCGCTCTCCGCGCACGTCGGCGAGCAGATCAAGGCTCTCGGCATGGAGAAGGCGCACTTTTCCATCGCGCTCCGTGCAGCAGACTACAGTGCAACGGGAGCGGACGACATCGTCATGCTCTTCTCGGCGAATGCGGGCGAGAAGGAGCAGCCGCTGCAGGACGTCGCCTCGGGTGGCGAGCTTTCGCGCGTGGCTCTCGCCGTCAAGGCTGTTTCGGCCGCGAATGATGATTCGCCGCCGAGCATGGTCTTCGACGAGATCGACACGGGCATCGGCGGCAAGACGGCGCGCATGGTCGCCGAACGCATCGCCATGGTCGCTTTGCACAGACAAGTCCTCTGCATCACGCATCTGCCGCAGATTGCCTGCATGGCGGACGCGCATCTTTACATCCACAAGGAGACGCAGGAGGGGCGCACGCTGACGGAAGTGCAGCTCCTCGCCGAGGGCGAGCGCATCAACGAGATCGCACGCATGGCGTCGGGCAGCGACATCACGGCGGCCGCGCTTGACAATGCGCGGGAAATGGTGGATAATGCTAGAATTAAACGCGCTGAAATCAGCCGCAGTTTCTCGAAATAA
- a CDS encoding NUDIX domain-containing protein, producing the protein MYEDLLEKKLRSENIYDGVLLHVRRDTVALPNGREAVREWVRHPGASAVLPVFEDGTVLLVRQYRYPVDRVTLEIPAGKLDSPKEDPLVCAVRELSEETGYTAKHWEKLTTIGTTVGFSNEYIHIYAAHDLQEGEQHTDDDEFIHVVKMPLEEAVERVKSGEIFDAKSVTAILMTAFGKAKH; encoded by the coding sequence ATGTACGAAGATTTGTTGGAGAAAAAGCTCAGGAGTGAAAACATCTACGACGGCGTCCTGCTCCATGTTCGACGCGATACGGTGGCGCTGCCGAACGGCAGGGAAGCTGTGCGCGAGTGGGTCAGGCATCCCGGCGCTTCCGCCGTCCTGCCCGTGTTCGAGGACGGTACGGTGCTGCTCGTGCGCCAGTACCGCTATCCCGTCGACCGCGTCACGCTTGAGATTCCGGCGGGCAAGCTCGATTCTCCGAAGGAAGATCCGCTCGTGTGTGCCGTGCGCGAACTTTCCGAGGAGACGGGATACACGGCAAAGCATTGGGAAAAGCTCACGACGATCGGCACGACCGTCGGGTTTTCCAATGAGTACATCCATATCTACGCCGCGCACGATTTGCAGGAAGGCGAGCAGCATACGGACGACGATGAGTTCATCCACGTCGTCAAGATGCCGCTCGAAGAGGCCGTAGAGCGCGTCAAATCCGGCGAGATCTTCGATGCGAAGTCCGTGACAGCGATTCTCATGACGGCGTTCGGCAAAGCGAAACACTGA
- a CDS encoding site-2 protease family protein, with the protein MFGSDLMWFIAGIPGILIAMVVHEYSHARVAVAMGDMTPRLMGRLTLNPKAHIDPIGLLTLFLVHFGWAKPVMINPRNFRDMRKGEVLVALAGPASNLVIAFLAMLFFAVYARLGLPVSQGFYTVMQLLALINVNFAVFNMIPLPPLDGSRVLMAFLPGRWAYELMRLERYTFIILILLIMVGPFARLLGAVSWALYSTLAAVVGLLI; encoded by the coding sequence ATGTTTGGTTCTGATTTGATGTGGTTCATCGCGGGTATCCCGGGAATTTTAATTGCCATGGTCGTGCACGAGTATTCCCACGCACGCGTCGCCGTAGCCATGGGCGACATGACGCCGCGCCTCATGGGCAGGCTCACGCTCAATCCCAAGGCGCACATCGATCCCATCGGGCTTTTGACGCTGTTCCTCGTTCATTTCGGCTGGGCGAAGCCCGTGATGATAAATCCGAGGAATTTTCGCGACATGCGCAAGGGCGAAGTCCTCGTGGCTCTGGCAGGGCCGGCATCCAACCTTGTCATAGCATTTCTGGCCATGCTTTTTTTTGCTGTCTACGCGCGCCTCGGTCTGCCTGTATCGCAGGGCTTTTATACGGTCATGCAGCTTCTCGCGCTGATCAACGTCAACTTCGCTGTGTTCAATATGATACCGCTGCCGCCCCTTGACGGTTCGCGCGTACTCATGGCATTCTTGCCGGGACGCTGGGCGTATGAACTCATGCGTCTGGAACGCTACACGTTCATTATTCTCATCCTGCTGATCATGGTCGGGCCGTTCGCGCGCCTCTTGGGCGCAGTCTCCTGGGCGCTCTACTCCACGCTCGCGGCGGTCGTCGGTCTGCTCATCTGA
- a CDS encoding segregation and condensation protein A encodes MDKYTVRLNAFEGPMDLLMHLIEKNKIDIYDIPMAVLTEQYMNYLEEMQEFDIEVASEFIVMAATLLQIKSRMMLPKPPKEKAEEEEEDPRRELVERILEYRRFRRVSVELDGLAALQERVFARKPLPLPVRRLPPEEMSVALLVDAFRIAMEVREEITIPKALVAPDAYSIQGKMEDILVLLDREGGQMPFAAAFPSGTRAELIVSFLALLELIKLHSVVIRQGDLFGDILVCLRTSDH; translated from the coding sequence ATGGACAAGTATACGGTACGGCTCAATGCTTTTGAAGGGCCCATGGATCTCCTCATGCACCTCATCGAGAAGAACAAGATCGACATCTACGATATCCCGATGGCGGTTCTGACCGAGCAGTACATGAACTACCTTGAAGAGATGCAGGAGTTCGATATCGAGGTTGCGAGCGAATTCATCGTCATGGCGGCGACGCTCCTGCAGATCAAGTCGCGCATGATGCTGCCGAAGCCGCCGAAAGAAAAGGCGGAGGAAGAGGAGGAAGATCCGCGCAGGGAACTTGTGGAGCGCATCTTGGAGTACCGACGTTTCCGCCGCGTCAGCGTGGAACTCGACGGCCTTGCCGCGCTGCAGGAGAGGGTGTTTGCGCGAAAGCCGCTGCCGCTTCCCGTGCGCCGCCTGCCACCGGAGGAAATGTCCGTCGCCCTGCTCGTCGACGCCTTTCGCATCGCCATGGAGGTGCGCGAGGAGATCACGATCCCGAAGGCACTCGTAGCGCCCGACGCCTACAGCATACAGGGAAAGATGGAGGACATCCTCGTGCTCCTCGACCGCGAGGGAGGGCAGATGCCGTTTGCCGCCGCATTCCCGTCGGGCACGCGTGCGGAGCTGATCGTTTCCTTTCTTGCGCTGTTGGAGCTGATCAAGCTCCATTCCGTCGTGATTCGCCAGGGTGATCTTTTTGGCGATATTCTTGTTTGCCTAAGGACGAGTGATCACTGA
- the scpB gene encoding SMC-Scp complex subunit ScpB, producing the protein MFMEEMQAPLEALLFVRGEPVTAVQLREILQVDEESLAELLALYAKTLEERGSGLMLHRVAGGFQLVTRPECHAYVQKLAEVQDRKLTTPTLETLSIVAFKQPITKQEIEHIRGVRVERALQKLLEMELIEEVGRKPVLGRPILYGTTDVFLKCFGLNALSDLPALPALEEVAEEGDVQLELLAADGEAQIEEEESPEALTEDGAERAEEIDDALHTEENID; encoded by the coding sequence ATGTTTATGGAAGAAATGCAGGCGCCTTTGGAGGCGCTGCTTTTTGTGCGCGGCGAGCCGGTGACGGCAGTGCAGCTCAGAGAAATCCTGCAGGTTGACGAGGAGAGCCTGGCTGAGCTTTTGGCGCTTTACGCGAAGACGTTGGAGGAGCGTGGGAGCGGCCTCATGCTGCATCGCGTCGCGGGAGGCTTTCAGCTCGTCACGCGCCCCGAGTGTCATGCCTATGTGCAGAAGCTTGCAGAGGTGCAGGACAGGAAACTCACGACGCCGACCTTGGAGACGCTCTCGATCGTCGCCTTCAAGCAGCCGATCACGAAGCAGGAAATTGAGCACATCCGCGGTGTGCGCGTTGAGCGAGCACTGCAGAAACTCCTGGAGATGGAGCTTATCGAAGAAGTGGGCAGGAAGCCTGTTCTAGGGCGGCCGATCCTCTACGGTACGACGGACGTCTTTCTCAAGTGCTTCGGACTCAATGCACTGAGCGACCTGCCTGCTTTGCCGGCCTTGGAAGAGGTTGCGGAAGAAGGCGACGTGCAGCTTGAGCTGCTCGCCGCCGATGGGGAGGCTCAGATCGAGGAGGAAGAATCGCCGGAAGCGTTGACGGAAGATGGCGCAGAACGTGCGGAGGAGATTGACGACGCCTTGCATACGGAGGAAAACATTGATTGA